The following coding sequences are from one Saccharomyces eubayanus strain FM1318 chromosome VII, whole genome shotgun sequence window:
- the UPF3 gene encoding Upf3p, producing MSNPAGESKNSEGKKKYRGNRYHNNKNRGKNKNEDSKKNEDSKKNEGKVNNGSVSSGSKNKRNNKKRNREHYNYKRKPKSGKSTENEGYKLVVRLLPPNLTADDFFAIIGNTNSDSDDKEGIQDKFKYSDWCFFEGHYSSKVFKNSTYSRCNFLFDGLQDLEKFADFIKTCKFIDNKDNITTPDLKLSPYVKKFTQTSKKDSAQEGTIEEDEIFKTFMNSMKQLNENDEYSFQDFSVLKSLDKEFSRSLELENKIAERTERVLTELVGAGDKVKSKNKKKKNKNGKKKYQDEESSNKIPKKKRNRNKKKHDDREKSSATKTKNSNVVIIEEAGKEVLKQRKKKMLLQEKLKQSNSSQPQSPSTQAQSSFKFKENTSISRVKILHRDDTEK from the coding sequence ATGAGCAATCCGGCTGGAGAATCGAAGAATAGTGAagggaagaagaaatatagAGGAAATAGGTATCACAACAATAAGAATAGAGGtaaaaacaagaatgaGGACTCTAAAAAGAATGAGGATTCTAAAAAGAATGAGGGCAAGGTAAATAACGGTAGTGTCAGCAGCGGCAGTAAAAACAAgagaaacaacaaaaagaggaacagagAGCATTATAACTACAAAAGGAAACCTAAATCTGGTAAATCGACTGAAAATGAAGGATACAAACTTGTCGTCAGATTATTACCTCCGAATCTGACGGCAGACGACTTCTTTGCCATTATAGGAAACACCAATAGCGACAgtgatgataaagaaggTATTCAGGATAAATTTAAGTATAGTGATtggtgtttttttgaaggtCATTATTCTAGTAAAGTATTCAAGAACTCAACGTATTCAAGGTGCAATTTTCTGTTTGATGGCTTacaagatttggaaaagttcGCAGATTTCATAAAAACTTGTAAATTCATTGATAACAAGGACAATATTACAACCCCAGACTTGAAACTTTCGCCATACGTGAAAAAGTTCACACAAACGTCGAAGAAGGACTCGGCACAAGAGGGGACCATWgaagaagatgaaatcttcaaaacattTATGAATTCTATGAAGCAGCTCaacgaaaatgatgaatacTCATTTCAGGACTTTAGTGTCTTGAAGTCCTTGGACAAAGAATTCTCAAGGAGTCTAGAGTTGGAGAACAAGATAGCAGAGAGGACTGAAAGGGTATTAACAGAACTAGTTGGTGCTGGTGACAAGGTCAAAAgtaagaacaagaagaaaaaaaacaaaaatggcaaaaagaaatatcaaGACGAGGAATCAAGCAATAAAATTCCCAAGAAGAAGCGGaatagaaacaaaaagaagcacGATGACCGTGAGAAAAGCAGTGCCACCAAGACTAAGAATAGCAACGTGGTGATAATTGAGGAGGCGGGTAAAGAAGTGTTAAaacaaaggaagaagaagatgcttTTGCAAGAGAAGTTAAAGCAATCTAATTCTTCTCAGCCTCAATCCCCATCCACTCAAGCGCAGTCGTCgttcaaattcaaagaaaatacatcGATATCACGAGTCAAAATTCTACATCGAGATGATACCGAgaagtga
- the SMD1 gene encoding mRNA splicing protein SMD1 translates to MKLVNFLKKLRNEQVTIELKNGTTVWGTLQSVSPQMNAILTDVKLTLPQPRLNKLNSNGIAMSSLYLSGGQQATTATTGDNIASLQYINIRGNTIRQIILPDSLNLDSLLVDQMQLNTLRRSGQVASDPNKKRRRDFSAPVNKRPRRGL, encoded by the coding sequence ATGAAGCTGGtcaactttttgaaaaaactgcGTAATGAGCAAGTTACCATCGAGTTAAAGAACGGTACCACAGTTTGGGGAACACTACAATCAGTATCACCACAAATGAATGCCATCCTAACAGACGTAAAGTTAACGCTGCCACAACCTCGGCTAAATAAATTGAACAGCAATGGGATTGCAATGTCTAGTTTGTATTTGAGTGGGGGTCAACAAGCCACGACAGCTACGACGGGTGACAATATAGCAAGTCTGCAATACATCAATATTAGAGGTAATACCATAAGACAGATAATCCTGCCGGACTCATTGAACCTGGATTCGCTGCTGGTTGACCAAATGCAACTAAACACCTTAAGAAGATCGGGCCAAGTTGCCAGTGACCCtaataaaaagagaagacGTGACTTTAGTGCTCCAGTGAATaaaagaccaagaagaGGTCTATGA